Proteins found in one Sorghum bicolor cultivar BTx623 chromosome 1, Sorghum_bicolor_NCBIv3, whole genome shotgun sequence genomic segment:
- the LOC8055912 gene encoding CBL-interacting protein kinase 31 isoform X1, whose translation MYRAKRAALSPKVKRRVGKYELGRTIGEGTFAKVRFARNTENQEPVAIKILDKEKVQKRRLVEQIKREICTMKLVRHPNVVRLFEVMGSKAKIFIVLEYVTGGELFEIIATNGRLKEDEARKYFQQLINAVDYCHSRGVYHRDLKLENLLLDGAGNLKVSDFGLSALTEQVKADGLLHTTCGTPNYVAPEVIEDGGYDGATADVWSCGVILFVLLAGYLPFEDDNIIALYKKISEAQFSCPSWFSAGAKNLITRILDPNPTTRITISQILEHPWFKRGYKPPLFDEKYQTSLDDVDAAFGDSEDQHVQEETEDQPTSMNAFELISLNQALNLENLFEAKEEYKRETRFTSQCPPKEIITKIEEAAKPLGFDVQKKKYKMRMENPKAGRKGNLNVATEVFQIAPSLHVVELKKAKGDTLEFQKFYRSLSTQLKDVVWKCDGEVKGNSTAA comes from the exons ATGTATCGGGCTAAGAGGGCTGCATTGTCACCAAAGGTGAAGCGCCGTGTTGGGAAGTATGAGCTCGGACGCACCATTGGGGAAGGAACCTTCGCAAAGGTCCGGTTTGCTAGGAACACTGAAAACCAGGAACCTGTTGCAATCAAAATCCTTGACAAGGAGAAAGTTCAGAAGCGCAGATTGGTTGAACAG ATTAAGCGTGAAATTTGTACCATGAAATTAGTAAGGCATCCTAATGTTGTTCGACTGTTTGAG GTGATGGGAAGTAAAGCAAAAATTTTCATTGTTCTGGAATATGTTACAGGTGGAGAGCTTTTTGAAATCATT GCTACTAATGGAAGGTTGAAGGAGGACGAAGCACGCAAATACTTCCAACAACTGATTAATGCCGTTGATTACTGCCACAGTAGGGGAGTGTATCACAGAGACTTGAAG CTAGAGAATTTGCTGCTTGATGGTGCTGGAAATCTCAAAGTTTCTGACTTTGGTTTAAGTGCTTTAACTGAGCAAGTGAAG GCTGATGGTCTGCTTCATACAACATGTGGAACCCCCAATTATGTTGCCCCAGAG GTGATCGAGGATGGAGGCTATGATGGTGCAACTGCAGATGTCTGGTCTTGTGGAGTAatcctctttgttcttcttgctGGATATTTACCTTTCGAGGATGACAACATCATCGCCCTATACAAGAAG ATTTCAGAAGCTCAGTTTAGCTGCCCCTCTTGGTTTTCGGCTGGAGCCAAGAACCTGATTACCAGAATTCTTGATCCTAATCCTACAACT AGGATCACGATTTCTCAGATACTGGAACATCCTTGGTTCAAAAGGGGGTACAAGCCTCCTCTTTTTGACGAGAAATACCAAACTAGCTTGGATGACGTGGATGCTGCTTTTGGAGATTCAGAA GACCAGCATGTGCAAGAGGAAACTGAAGATCAGCCAACCTCAATGAATGCATTTGAACTGATTTCACTAAACCAGGCACTGAATCTGGAGAATTTGTTTGAAGCAAAGGAG GAGTATAAAAGAGAGACAAGATTCACCTCACAGTGTCCCCCAAAAGAGATAATCACAAAGATTGAAGAAGCTGCAAAGCCGCTTGGCTTTGATGTTCAGAAGAAAAAATACAAG ATGCGGATGGAGAACCCGAAAGCAGGTAGAAAAGGCAATCTAAATGTTGCAACTGAG GTTTTTCAAATAGCCCCATCCCTACATGTAGTTGAGCTCAAGAAGGCAAAGGGGGATACTCTGGAATTCCAAAAG TTCTACAGAAGTCTGTCAACCCAACTGAAGGATGTTGTGTGGAAGTGTGATGGCGAGGTGAAGGGCAACAGCACGGCAGCATGA
- the LOC8055912 gene encoding CBL-interacting protein kinase 31 isoform X2 — MKLVRHPNVVRLFEVMGSKAKIFIVLEYVTGGELFEIIATNGRLKEDEARKYFQQLINAVDYCHSRGVYHRDLKLENLLLDGAGNLKVSDFGLSALTEQVKADGLLHTTCGTPNYVAPEVIEDGGYDGATADVWSCGVILFVLLAGYLPFEDDNIIALYKKISEAQFSCPSWFSAGAKNLITRILDPNPTTRITISQILEHPWFKRGYKPPLFDEKYQTSLDDVDAAFGDSEDQHVQEETEDQPTSMNAFELISLNQALNLENLFEAKEEYKRETRFTSQCPPKEIITKIEEAAKPLGFDVQKKKYKMRMENPKAGRKGNLNVATEVFQIAPSLHVVELKKAKGDTLEFQKFYRSLSTQLKDVVWKCDGEVKGNSTAA, encoded by the exons ATGAAATTAGTAAGGCATCCTAATGTTGTTCGACTGTTTGAG GTGATGGGAAGTAAAGCAAAAATTTTCATTGTTCTGGAATATGTTACAGGTGGAGAGCTTTTTGAAATCATT GCTACTAATGGAAGGTTGAAGGAGGACGAAGCACGCAAATACTTCCAACAACTGATTAATGCCGTTGATTACTGCCACAGTAGGGGAGTGTATCACAGAGACTTGAAG CTAGAGAATTTGCTGCTTGATGGTGCTGGAAATCTCAAAGTTTCTGACTTTGGTTTAAGTGCTTTAACTGAGCAAGTGAAG GCTGATGGTCTGCTTCATACAACATGTGGAACCCCCAATTATGTTGCCCCAGAG GTGATCGAGGATGGAGGCTATGATGGTGCAACTGCAGATGTCTGGTCTTGTGGAGTAatcctctttgttcttcttgctGGATATTTACCTTTCGAGGATGACAACATCATCGCCCTATACAAGAAG ATTTCAGAAGCTCAGTTTAGCTGCCCCTCTTGGTTTTCGGCTGGAGCCAAGAACCTGATTACCAGAATTCTTGATCCTAATCCTACAACT AGGATCACGATTTCTCAGATACTGGAACATCCTTGGTTCAAAAGGGGGTACAAGCCTCCTCTTTTTGACGAGAAATACCAAACTAGCTTGGATGACGTGGATGCTGCTTTTGGAGATTCAGAA GACCAGCATGTGCAAGAGGAAACTGAAGATCAGCCAACCTCAATGAATGCATTTGAACTGATTTCACTAAACCAGGCACTGAATCTGGAGAATTTGTTTGAAGCAAAGGAG GAGTATAAAAGAGAGACAAGATTCACCTCACAGTGTCCCCCAAAAGAGATAATCACAAAGATTGAAGAAGCTGCAAAGCCGCTTGGCTTTGATGTTCAGAAGAAAAAATACAAG ATGCGGATGGAGAACCCGAAAGCAGGTAGAAAAGGCAATCTAAATGTTGCAACTGAG GTTTTTCAAATAGCCCCATCCCTACATGTAGTTGAGCTCAAGAAGGCAAAGGGGGATACTCTGGAATTCCAAAAG TTCTACAGAAGTCTGTCAACCCAACTGAAGGATGTTGTGTGGAAGTGTGATGGCGAGGTGAAGGGCAACAGCACGGCAGCATGA